The following coding sequences lie in one Primulina huaijiensis isolate GDHJ02 chromosome 2, ASM1229523v2, whole genome shotgun sequence genomic window:
- the LOC140969756 gene encoding protein TRI1-like yields the protein MAIPFGAISSFIAGETLSFVKSSSSAVVRTFPVHMRSMTISAASKPATGTKNREPRGIMKPRRVSPEMQAFLGGVPEIPRTQALKEIWAYVKQHGLQDAADKKVIVCDDKLKKIFGGRDRVGFLEIAGLISPHFLK from the exons ATGGCGATTCCGTTTGGTGCCATCTCGAGTTTCATCGCTGGAGAAACGTTGTCTTTTGTCAAGTCTTCATCTTCTGCGGTTGTTAGAACTTTTCCCGTTCACATGCGCTCGATGACGATTTCGGCGGCATCAAAGCCGGCTACGGGAACTAAGAATCGCGAGCCCAGGGGGATAATGAAGCCTCGCCGCGTGTCGCCAGAAATGCAGGCCTTCCTCGGTGGGGTCCCAGAGATTCCTCGTACGCAAGCTCTTAAAGAGATTTGGGCTTACGTCAAACAACACGGCCTTCAG GATGCTGCAGATAAGAAGGTCATTGTCTGTGACGATAAgctaaagaaaatttttggagGAAGGGATCGTGTTGGGTTCCTCGAGATTGCTGGTTTGATCAGCCCTCACTTTCTCAAGTGA